A stretch of Cucumis sativus cultivar 9930 chromosome 2, Cucumber_9930_V3, whole genome shotgun sequence DNA encodes these proteins:
- the LOC101214546 gene encoding L-Ala-D/L-amino acid epimerase isoform X2 yields the protein MMLLPFFPLGSLLRAGVEMALIDAVANSISVPLWRLFGGVTSTLTTVITVPILSPEEASILASKYYNQGFETLKLVVGKNFAAEIAAIEAIHAAQPCCSFMFDANEGYTPDEAIKFLEKLKDVGIVPLVFEQPVDRDDWKGLHEVSNVARTYGIPVAVDESCRSLTDVWKIIDKNLVDAINIKLPKFGVLGALEIINLARKSGLILMVDSMAETRLATGFAGHLAAGVGCFKYIVLDTPLLLAEDPVVGGYEASGAVYKFNNARGQGGFLNWNLLPDAGGLP from the exons ATGATGTTACTGCCCTTCTTTCCCCTCGGGAGTTTGCTCCG GGCTGGGGTAGAGATGGCATTGATTGATGCAGTTGCGAATAGCATCAGTGTTCCACTCTGGAGGTTATTTGGTGGCGTGACAAGTACATTAACAACCGTAATAACA GTCCCTATTCTTTCCCCAGAGGAGGCCTCAATCTTGGCTTCAAAGTATTACAATCAAGGATTTGAAACTCTTAAGCTTGTTGTTGGGAAAAACTTTGCTGCAGAAATTGCAGCTATTGAGGCCATTCATGCGGCTCAGCCCTGCTGCTCATTCATGTTTGATGCAAATGAAGGATACACACCTGACGAAGCAATAAAATTTCTTGAGAAATTGAAGG ATGTGGGGATAGTGCCTCTTGTTTTTGAGCAACCTGTAGACAGAGATGACTGGAAAGGTCTTCACGAAGTCAGTAACGTCGCTAGAACGTATGGGATACCTGTTGCTGTGGATGAGAGTTGTCGGAGCTTAACCGATGTTTGGAAGATAATTGACAAAAATCTTGTGGATGCCATAAACATTAAGTTGCCCAAGTTTGGAGTCCTCGGAGCTcttgaaataataaatcttGCAAGAAAATCAGGCTTGATTCTTATGGTTGACAGCATGGCTGAGACGAGACTCGCAACCGGGTTTGCAGGCCATTTGGCTGCTGGAGTTGGTTGCTTCAA GTACATTGTTCTTGATACACCACTTTTATTAGCAGAAGACCCTGTTGTTGGAGGTTATGAAG CATCTGGTGCTGTTTACAAGTTCAATAATGCTAGAGGACAAGGAGGCTTCTTGAATTGGAATCTTCTTCCTG ATGCTGGTGGGTTACCTTGA
- the LOC101214546 gene encoding L-Ala-D/L-amino acid epimerase isoform X1 produces the protein MSLNLLPPIVSHSHSPWLLHFSHHPLFSLFLLLLLSSSSSSSSSFLLHLRIPTTTSSKLRILSTHATNVELIADPPTPSSQRLSFGFQNVADTFWVNVQRAEGRPLSIGLNSPLHFGNSKLETLNNVAIRVELSNGCVGWGEVQVLPSVTDVTLEMALAKAQEVCNFLLRTPPATLTSVFDDVTALLSPREFAPIRAGVEMALIDAVANSISVPLWRLFGGVTSTLTTVITVPILSPEEASILASKYYNQGFETLKLVVGKNFAAEIAAIEAIHAAQPCCSFMFDANEGYTPDEAIKFLEKLKDVGIVPLVFEQPVDRDDWKGLHEVSNVARTYGIPVAVDESCRSLTDVWKIIDKNLVDAINIKLPKFGVLGALEIINLARKSGLILMVDSMAETRLATGFAGHLAAGVGCFKYIVLDTPLLLAEDPVVGGYEASGAVYKFNNARGQGGFLNWNLLPDAGGLP, from the exons ATGTCACTAAATCTGCTCCCTCCAATCGTTAGCCATTCTCACAGTCCATGGCTTCTTCACTTCTCTCATCACCCGCTcttctccctttttcttcttcttcttctttcttcttcttcttcttcttcttcttcctttcttctccacCTCCGCATTCCCACAACCACTTCTTCCAAGCTCCGAATCCTTTCCACCCATGCCACCAATGTCGAGTTAATTGCAGATCCACCCACCCCTTCTTCCCAAAGGCTAAGTTTTGGCTTCCAAAATGTGGCCGATACTTTTTGGGTCAATGTACAGCGAGCTGAGGGTAGGCCATTGAGTATTGGGCTTAATTCCCCATTGCATTTTGGGAACTCCAAGCTTGAAACTCTAAACAATGTTGCTATTAGAGTTGAACTTAGTAATGGTTGTGTTGGTTGGGGGGAAGTTCAAGTGCTTCCTTCTGTTACTGACGTTACTCTTGAAATGGCTCTTGCTAAGGCTCAGGAGGTTTGCAACTTCCTCCTTCGTACTCCGCCCGCCACTCTGACTTCCGTGTTTGATGATGTTACTGCCCTTCTTTCCCCTCGGGAGTTTGCTCCG aTCAGGGCTGGGGTAGAGATGGCATTGATTGATGCAGTTGCGAATAGCATCAGTGTTCCACTCTGGAGGTTATTTGGTGGCGTGACAAGTACATTAACAACCGTAATAACA GTCCCTATTCTTTCCCCAGAGGAGGCCTCAATCTTGGCTTCAAAGTATTACAATCAAGGATTTGAAACTCTTAAGCTTGTTGTTGGGAAAAACTTTGCTGCAGAAATTGCAGCTATTGAGGCCATTCATGCGGCTCAGCCCTGCTGCTCATTCATGTTTGATGCAAATGAAGGATACACACCTGACGAAGCAATAAAATTTCTTGAGAAATTGAAGG ATGTGGGGATAGTGCCTCTTGTTTTTGAGCAACCTGTAGACAGAGATGACTGGAAAGGTCTTCACGAAGTCAGTAACGTCGCTAGAACGTATGGGATACCTGTTGCTGTGGATGAGAGTTGTCGGAGCTTAACCGATGTTTGGAAGATAATTGACAAAAATCTTGTGGATGCCATAAACATTAAGTTGCCCAAGTTTGGAGTCCTCGGAGCTcttgaaataataaatcttGCAAGAAAATCAGGCTTGATTCTTATGGTTGACAGCATGGCTGAGACGAGACTCGCAACCGGGTTTGCAGGCCATTTGGCTGCTGGAGTTGGTTGCTTCAA GTACATTGTTCTTGATACACCACTTTTATTAGCAGAAGACCCTGTTGTTGGAGGTTATGAAG CATCTGGTGCTGTTTACAAGTTCAATAATGCTAGAGGACAAGGAGGCTTCTTGAATTGGAATCTTCTTCCTG ATGCTGGTGGGTTACCTTGA
- the LOC101214788 gene encoding probable splicing factor 3A subunit 1 yields MLGSFGPILTLPAPSEDSKPTVQDVQDEIINNNEVDKDNTNSAPTSVATHTKTIGIIHPPPDIRSIVDKTSQFVAKNGPEFEKRIIANNAGNVKFNFLNPSDPYHGYYQHRLSEFRAQNQSSAQQPSQGADSVAPASAPSGPTADNNETIAAKPDVSALFKPVRKVLEPPEAEQYTVRLPEGITGEELDIIKLTAQFVARNGKSFLTGLTSREINNPQFHFLKPTHSMFMFFTSLADAYSKVLMPPKGLTEKLKKNVTDMTTVLERCVHRLEWERSQEQARQKAEDEIEQERIQMAMIDWHDFVVVEAIDFADDEDEDLPPPMTLEEVIRRSKISVAEEEIVEPGKEMEMDMDEEEMQLVEEGMRAARLGENDNDKNDMKVDEEPEPPMRIVKNWKRPEERVPAERDHTKFVVSPITGELIPINEMSEHMRISLIDPKYKEQKERMFAKIRETTLAQDDEISRNIVGLARLRPDIFGTTEEEVSNAVKAEIEKKKEDQPKQVIWDGHTGSIGRTANQAMSQNLEDQNDATNNDARNLPGPAALPPKPGVPSVRPLPPPPGLALNLPSLPMNAHYSTPISGGLPIPPPQPPVISMIPSVQPPPPAMPGQQSFFMNRPPSMPPQMSMNAPNMSVPPPPGSQFTHMQVPRPFVPLPAPPPMNTMIPPPPMPQGVPPPPMPQGLMPPLPPDEAPPPLPDEPEPKRQKLDDSLLMPEDQFLAQHPGPVRITVSVPNLDDGNLKGQVLEITVQSLTETVGSLKEKIAGEIQLPANKQKLSGKPGFLKDNMSLAYYNVGAGEGLSLSLRERGGRKR; encoded by the exons ATGCTTGGCTCATTTGGACCAATCTTGACTCTTCCAGCTCCTTCTGAGGATTCAAAACCTACGGTTCAGGATGTGCAGgatgaaattattaataacaatGAAGTGGATAAAGACAACACCAACTCTGCACCTACATCAGTTGCAACTCATACTAAAACTATTGGTATCATACATCCTCCTCCAGACATCAGAAGCATTGTTGATAAAACTTCACAATTTGTTGCAAAAAATGGACCAGAATTTGAGAAAAGGATTATTGCAAATAATGCTGGTAATGTCAAGTTCAATTTCTTGAACCCTTCAGATCCCTACCATGGTTACTATCAGCATAGGTTGTCTGAGTTTCGTGCCCAGAATCAATCATCTGCACAGCAGCCTTCACAAGGTGCAGATTCCGTTGCACCAGCATCAGCCCCATCTGGTCCAACTGCTGACAACAATGAAACAATAGCAGCAAAACCTGATGTTTCTGCTTTGTTCAAACCCGTGCGCAAAGTACTTGAGCCCCCAGAGGCTGAGCAGTACACTGTTCGTCTTCCTGAAGGGATTACAGGGGAAGAATTGGATATTATCAAGCTCACAGCCCAATTTGTTGCTCGAAATGGGAAATCATTCTTGACAGGATTGACGAGTAGAGAGATTAACAAtcctcaatttcattttctgaaACCTACGCATAGTATGTTCATGTTTTTTACCTCCCTAGCGGATGCATATTCTAAAGTGTTGATGCCCCCCAAGGGGTTGACtgagaagttgaagaagaatgTTACTGACATGACAACAGTGCTTGAGAGATGTGTGCATAGACTTGAATGGGAACGTTCACAAGAGCAGGCAAGGCAAAAAGCCGAAGATGAGATTGAGCAGGAAAGGATACAAATGGCTATGATTGATTGGCATGATTTTGTTGTAGTTGAGGCAATAGACTTTGCAGATGACGAGGATGAAGATTTGCCTCCACCAATGACTCTTGAGGAGGTAATTAGAAGAAGCAAGATTTCTGTCGCTGAGGAAGAGATTGTTGAGCCTGGGAAGGAGATGGAAATGGATATGGATGAAGAAGAGATGCAACTTGTTGAAGAGGGTATGCGGGCTGCTAGGTTAGGAGAAAACGACAATGACAAGAATGATATGAAGGTAGATGAGGAGCCAGAGCCACCAATGAGGATCGTTAAGAACTGGAAGAGACCTGAAGAGAGAGTTCCTGCAGAAAGAGATCatacaaaatttgttgtttctcCAATCACAGGTGAACTAATTCCAATTAATGAGATGTCTGAACATATGAGGATTTCACTTATTGATCCGAAGTACAAAGAGCAAAAGGAAAGAATGTTTGCCAAGATACGGGAGACTACTCTTGCTCAGGATGATGAGATCTCACGAAATATAGTTGGACTGGCACGACTTCGTCCTGATATATTTGGTACCACTGAGGAGGAAGTATCAAATGCTGTCAAGGCAGagattgaaaagaagaaagaagatcaaCCGAAGCAGGTCATATGGGATGGCCATACTGGAAGCATTGGCCGTACAGCAAATCAAGCTATGTCACAGAATCTTGAGGATCAGAATGATGCTACTAACAATGATGCAAGGAACCTCCCAGGCCCTGCAGCCTTGCCACCGAAACCTGGAGTGCCTTCAGTTCGTCCTCTCCCGCCTCCACCTGGACTAGCCCTGAATCTTCCTTCCCTACCTATGAATGCACACTATTCTACCCCAATTAGTGGTGGGCTTCCTATACCCCCACCACAACCGCCTGTCATCTCAATGATTCCTTCTGTTCAGCCACCACCTCCTGCAATGCCTGGACAACAATCATTTTTCATGAATCGGCCTCCTTCTATGCCTCCACAAATGTCTATGAATGCACCAAATATGAGTGTCCCACCCCCACCGGGATCTCAGTTTACTCACATGCAAGTTCCACGGCCTTTTGTTCCTCTCCCTGCCCCCCCACCTATGAATACTATGATACCTCCTCCACCTATGCCACAAGGAGTTCCTCCACCACCTATGCCCCAAGGATTGATGCCTCCCTTACCACCTGACGAAGCTCCTCCTCCGCTTCCAGATGAACCAGAACCAAAGAGACAGAAGCTTGATGATTCTTTGCTTATGCCGGAAGACCAGTTTTTGGCACAACATCCT GGACCTGTCCGTATCACTGTATCTGTTCCCAATCTTGATGATGGAAATCTCAAAGGTCAAGTCCTGGAGATTACTGTCCAGTCCCTCACTGAAACGGTTGGAAGTTTAAAAGAGAAGATTGCCGGTGAGATCCAGCTTCCAGCAAACAAACAGAAGTTGAGTGGAAAACCCGGCTTCCTCAAGGACAATATGTCGCTTGCTTATTACAACGTTGGAGCAGGTGAAGGACTTTCCCTCTCTTTAAGGGAACGTGGTGGTAGAAAGAGATGA
- the LOC101215984 gene encoding LEAF RUST 10 DISEASE-RESISTANCE LOCUS RECEPTOR-LIKE PROTEIN KINASE-like 1.4 isoform X1, with product MPTSPSKTLLLVLTFIATVLIQPLIISCDDDDDDEDKYLNCYSSLNCFRYSNLGYPFWGPNRPDYCGHPSFKLTCEDEAVKIEIESTTYRVLEIDTNTQALTVARIENNTCPRYLKNSTFDSNIFYYSSNTQPLKLLYDCSSLPPKLPGRFSCNINSTYYVNLIVTQDTDSDTLNNVRCNHGVDVAISQSEMQTLKSKPSADNLIKALETGFELQWRIDNSLCYQCQNSGGQCGSKPSLGEFACYCLDGAFKTTCGSTPSDDSKKSKKEKVKPLIIGVSIGGACLAATIIGCCIFLCFRKKKKQYPIGSVSKEAGPSPRVSDSTSNKDLPPAPLLNSFQSQSIPSYPSSKSDIETPTTTNHAIRVFNYAELETATNKFDRSRELGDGGFGTVYYGKLVDGREVAVKRLYEHNCKRVEQFMNEVDILAHLQHDNLVKLYGCTSRYSQGLLLVYEYIPNGTVADHLHGSRMKLGLLSWPIRLRIAIETANALMYLHHSEIIHRDVKTTNILLDNNFTVKVADFGLSRLFPTDVTHVSTAPQGTPGYVDPEYYQCYQLTTKSDVYSFGVVLIELISSLRAVDTDRTRHDINLSNMAISKIRSQALDELVDPKLGFNENHEVRSATTSVAELAFLCLQQERDLRPTMDEVVEVLRKIENEKSNSEMAKVIDIGVVGDDIELIKKAPPSFSPNSVIANNWVSSSTTTGSL from the exons ATGCCTACCAGTCCCTCCAAAACCTTGCTTCTAGTTTTGACATTCATAGCAACAGTTCTAATCCAACCACTGATTATTTCatgtgatgatgatgatgatgatgaggataaatatttgaactgCTACTCATCATTGAACTGCTTCAGATATTCAAATCTCGGTTATCCTTTTTGGGGTCCGAATCGGCCTGATTACTGCGGCCATCCAAGTTTTAAGTTGACCTGCGAAGATGAAGCTGTAAAAATCGAAATCGAGTCCACCACCTATCGAGTTCTCGAGATTGACACCAACACACAGGCTTTGACGGTAGCTAGAATAGAGAACAATACTTGTCCACGGTACTTGAAAAACAGCACGTTTGACTCGAACATCTTCTACTACAGCTCAAACACTCAACCCCTAAAGCTACTGTATGACTGTTCATCCTTGCCGCCTAAGCTTCCTGGAAGGTTTAGTTGCAATATAAACAGTACATATTATGTTAACCTCATCGTAACACAGGATACCGATAGTGATACCTTAAACAACGTGAGATGCAACCATGGTGTTGATGTTGCAATCTCTCAATCAGAGATGCAAACTCTAAAGAGCAAGCCAAGTGCGGATAATCTAATAAAAGCTCTCGAAACTGGATTTGAGTTGCAATGGAGGATAGACAATAGCTTGTGTTACCAGTGTCAAAACTCGGGTGGCCAGTGTGGTTCGAAACCAAGTTTGGGTGAATTCGCTTGCTATTGTTTGGATGGAGCCTTTAAAACCACTTGTGGATCAACACCTTCAG ACGACTCAAAGAAGTCCAAGAAGGAAAAAGTGAAACCCCTTATCATTG GTGTTTCAATTGGAGGAGCATGTTTGGCTGCAACAATTATAGGATGCTGcatctttctttgttttcggaaaaagaagaagcaataTCCAATTGGATCTGTAAGCAAAGAAGCTGGGCCTTCTCCTCGTGTTTCTGATTCTACTTCAAACAAAGATTTGCCTCCTGCTCCTCTTTTGAATTCCTTTCAGAGTCAGAGCATTCCTTCTTATCCCTCTTCCAAATCTGATATCGAAACACCTACCACCACCAACCATGCCATTCGAGTATTCAATTATGCTGAACTTGAAACAGCTACCAATAAGTTTGACCGTTCTCGAGAGCTTGGCGATGGAGGATTTGGCACTGTTTACTATG GGAAGCTTGTTGATGGGCGTGAAGTTGCTGTGAAGCGTCTATATGAACATAATTGCAAACGAGTGGAACAGTTCATGAATGAGGTGGACATCCTTGCTCATTTACAACACGATAACCTTGTGAAACTCTATGGCTGCACGTCCAGATATAGCCAAGGCCTTCTCCTTGTATATGAATACATTCCCAATGGAACCGTAGCCGACCATCTCCACGGATCACGGATGAAATTGGGTTTGCTTAGTTGGCCAATTCGGTTGCGGATCGCCATTGAAACAGCAAATGCACTCATGTACCTCCACCATTCAGAAATCATCCATCGCGATGTCAAAACCACTAACATTCTCCTTGACAACAACTTCACTGTCAAAGTGGCTGATTTTGGCCTCTCAAGGCTGTTCCCTACGGATGTAACTCATGTGTCCACTGCCCCACAAGGCACACCAGGCTATGTTGATCCCGAATACTATCAATGTTATCAACTAACAACTAAGAGCGATGTATATAGCTTTGGAGTTGTTTTGATTGAGCTTATATCTTCGCTAAGAGCAGTCGACACAGATAGGACGCGACATGATATCAACTTAAGCAATATGGCAATCAGTAAAATACGAAGCCAAGCATTGGATGAATTGGTCGATCCAAAGCTCGGTTTCAACGAGAATCATGAAGTTAGGAGTGCAACAACATCAGTTGCAGAGTTGGCTTTTCTCTGCCTTCAACAGGAAAGGGACTTGAGGCCTACAATGGACGAAGTGGTGGAGGTACTAAGAAAGATTGAGAATGAAAAATCCAATTCTGAGATGGCTAAAGTTATCGATATAGGAGTGGTTGGAGACGATATCGAGCTCATAAAGAAAGCACCACCCTCATTTTCGCCAAATTCGGTCATAGCTAACAACTGGGTTAGCAGCTCAACCACCACAGGTTCCTTGTGA
- the LOC101215742 gene encoding putative glutamine amidotransferase GAT1_2.1 — translation MAASDLSVILPRVLVVSRRCVRKNKFVDFVGEYHLDLIVGYGAVPVIVPRVSGVHMLLDSFEPIHGVLLCEGEDIDPSLYETDTSGLSQEELEEIRRLHTSDTAIDKEKDTIEFRLAKLCLERNIPYLGICRGSQVLNVACGGTLYQDIEREIRKKSPGGEKVVHIDYDNYDGHRHRVKVVENTPLHNWFGDSLDEEDMEIMVNSYHHQGVKVLSQRFVPMAFAPDGLIEGFYDPDAYNPEEGKFIMGLQFHPERMRHPDSDEFDYPGCPAAYQQFVKAVVAYQKKLNSSKLSAPKKTLKLDNEMEKKRKIIVRSFSLAKNLYTTGRDAQPEKEPELEIGAEFLESNTALSVQQENRLKQMGATVRNGSSYIEKLKLNEARERTAKNVMGKMTIDQLSDLLSFYHMMGQICSDVLERKLNDIVK, via the exons ATGGCCGCCTCTGATCTCTCCGTTATTCTCCCTCGCGTTCTCGTTGTCTCTCGCCGTTGCGTTCGCAAGAACAAATTCGTCGATTTCGTTG GGGAGTATCATCTTGATCTCATCGTTGGCTATGGTGCAGTACCGGTTATAGTTCCAAGAGTTTCCGGTGTTCATATGCTTTTAGACAGTTTCGAACCGATCCATGGAGTTCTCCTCTGCGAAGGCGAGGATATTGATCCCTCTCTTTACGAAACCGATACATCCGGTTTATCCCAAGAGGAGCTTGAGGAAATCAGGCGCTTACATACAAGCGATACCGCCATTGATAAAGAGAAAGATACAATCGAGTTTCGATTGGCAAAACTCTGCTTGGAGAGAAACATTCCATATCTAGGGATTTGCAGAGGATCGCAGGTACTCAATGTTGCGTGTGGGGGTACGCTTTATCAGGATATTGAGAGGGAAATTAGGAAGAAGAGTCCGGGAGGGGAAAAAGTTGTTCATATTGATTACGATAATTACGATGGGCATAGACATAGGGTTAAGGTGGTAGAGAACACTCCATTGCATAATTGGTTTGGAGATTCTTTAGATGAAGAAGATATGGAGATTATGGTGAATAGTTATCATCATCAAGGAGTAAAGGTTTTGTCTCAAAGATTTGTGCCAATGGCTTTTGCTCCTGATGGATTGATTGAAGGGTTTTATGATCCAGATGCTTATAATCCTGAAGAAGGTAAGTTCATTATGGGACTTCAATTTCATCCTGAGAGGATGAGACACCCTGATTCTGATGAATTTGATTATCCCGGATGCCCTGCCGCTTATCAG CAATTTGTCAAGGCAGTAGTTGCATATCAAAAGAAGTTAAACAGCAGCAAATTATCAGCACCCAAAAAGACATTAAAGCTGGACAatgaaatggagaaaaaaaggaagatcaTAGTCAGAAGCTTCTCCCTCGCCAAAAACTTATACACAACCGGCCGCGATGCACAGCCAGAGAAAGAACCCGAGCTCGAAATCGGAGCAGAATTTCTAGAG TCAAACACGGCTTTAAGTGTACAACAAGAGAACAGACTAAAGCAAATGGGTGCAACAGTGAGAAACGGCAGTTCTTacatagaaaaattgaagctAAATGAAGCAAGAGAAAGAACAGCAAAGAATGTGATGGGGAAGATGACAATAGACCAATTATCTGATCTCTTGTCTTTCTATCACATGATGGGTCAAATTTGCTCAGATGTTTTGGAGAGAAAGTTGAATGACATCGTCAAATAA